The DNA sequence TGCGCTCTCTGTGCTCCTGCCCTTCTTCCTCTCCCCCCTCGTTGACCCCATCGCCGGTTTCCACAGACTCGAGGCGACCCTGCCCATCACCTATCTTGGCAGGGCCGGTGCGATACCGACCTTTGTGATCTTCCTCGCCCTCCTCCTCGGGATCGCCTACGCGACGATGGAGACGGGCGGAAAGAGGGTGAAGCCATACACCTGCGGCATGGAGGGCTACGAGCTCCAGCTCTCTTGCCCCTACTTCGAGAGCTATATCGACTCCGGCAAGGCGATGCTCGCAGTGGAGGTCGCCGGCATCCTGACTCTTCTCGCCGCGCTCGGCGGGGCTCTGGTCTCGGCGGGGGTGGTCTGAGTGGAGCCGCCCGAGGAGGTTCTGCTGACGCTGCTCTCGGTTGCGCTCTTCGTGCTCGCGCCCTTCCTCGGTATGCTCGCCATGGGTCTGGGCCGCAGGATCTCCGCCCGCATGCAGAACAGGGTCGGCCCGCCCGTGCTGCAGCCCTGGTACGACGTCGCGAAGCTGATGACGAAGAGCGACCAGTCCACAAACCCCGTGACCGGGACGATGGCCTTCCTCTTCTTCATCTTCAACGCCCTCGCGGTCGTGGTTCTGGTGACCCTCGGCGACCTCCTGATGGTGATTGTCCTCATGGGGACCGCACAGCTCTTCCTCTCGCTGGCGGGCTACGCGGGCAGCTCCCCCAATAGTCATCTGGGCGCAAGCCGCAACCTCCTACAGGTTCTCTCGGTCGAGCCCCTCATGCTCGCTCTCGCTGTGGCCGCGCTGCTCGTCAACGGGAGCTACTTCGTGCGGGAGCTCGCGTGGAGCAACGAGCTCCTGCTTCACTTCCCGATGGCGCCGGTGGTTCTCTTCTTCGCCCTCCTGGTCTGGATGCAGAAGGGGCCCTTCGACCTCTCCACGGCCCATCAGGAAATCGTCTACGGGCCCATGATAGAGCTCTCGGGGAAGAACCTCGCTCTCGTGGAGATCGGCCACTGGTTCGAGACCTTCGGACTGCTGGCCATCTTCTCCCTCATGTTCAACTCCGCCCCGCTACTGGCGCCGCTGCTCGGGTCCACGGGCGCGGTGGTGCTGGACCTCGTCCTCAAGACCCTGGTCGCCTTCATAGTGCTCATAGCGGTCATCTGGGTGGACAACGCCACGACCAGATCCCACTGGGACCGCCTCCCCAGGTTCTCGTTCACCTTTCTATGGCCCCTGGTTTTCATCAATATTCTGTTCATCTACTCCGCGCTGGTCTGGGGGTGGTGGTAGGTGTCCCTGCTGAGGTCGCCCTGGGTTCTCCACTTCTCATCCACGAGCTGCAACGGCTGCGACATCGAGGTCCTCGCGGCCCTGACCCCGCGCTACGACGTCGAGCGGTTCGGAATCGTGAACAAGGGGAACCCCAAGTTCGCAGATGTTTTGCTCGTCTCCGGAGCGGTGAACCCGCGCACCGCGCAGGCCCTGAGGAACCTCTACGAGCAGATGCCGGAGCCGAAGGCCGTCGTGGTCGTCGGGAGCTGCGGCTCGACGGGTGGGGTTTTCCACGACTGCTACAACGTGCTCGGAGGTGTTGACCGGGTGCTGCCAGTCGATGTCTACGTTCCGGGGTGCCCCGCGAGGCCTGAGGCGATAATTGACGGGGTGGTCAAAGCCCTGGGAATTCTCAAGGAGCGGCTGGAGAAGAAGGCGGCCGGAGCGAGCGGACCGGGGCGGGGGAGGTCCGGGGGAGCGGAGGGGGGTGGCGGAGGAAACGAGGGGGAGGAGGTGGGGAGGGGGCTTTCAGGGAGTGAGGGAAGGAGTGGGGGAGAGGAGAGAATCGAGGAAGAGCACACCTCGCCCGCGGAAGCGCGTGGCGTGGGAAGGAGCAAAGAGGCTGGTGGAGGTGGCGGGAATGATTGAGAACCTCCAGGTCGTTGAGAAGGGAGAGCTCAAGAAGGCGCTGAGAAAATTGAAGGAGGGCGGCCACAGGCTCATCACTATAATCGGCGCCGTTCGAGACGGGAAAATGGAGCTGACCTACGCCCTCGAGAGCGCGGACATGAGCTTCGCCGCCGTCAGGACGTCGTACCGCCTCGACGAAGAGATTCAGAGCGTGCAGGACATATTCATCAACGCCCTCCTATACGAGATGGAGCTGGTCGACCTTTTCGACGTGAGGGTGGAGGGCTGCGCGCCCGGCCTCCTGCTCGAGCCTGAGAAGAGGGGGCCTTTCAGGAGGGATGGGTGATGGCGGAGAGGTGCGTGACCCGCGTGCCCTTCGGGCCCCAGCACATCGTCCTGCCCGAGCCCGTCCACTTCGACCTCAGGGTCGAGGACGAGGTCGTGGTCGAGGCCGGCTTCAGGCTCGGTTTCGCCCATAGGGGCATCGAGAGGGCTTTCCAGCTCAGGGACATGTACAGCGCCCTCTTCATCGCCGAGAGGATATGCGGCATCTGCTCCTCCTCCCACTCGAACGCGATATCGGGCGTTCTGGAGAAGCTCTGCGGCATAGAGATACCCGACAACGCCCGGTACGTCAGGACTTTGATGGCCGAGCTCGACAGAATTCACAGCCACCTCCTGATTCTCGGCCATATCGGCGAGACGATGGGCTTCGAGAACCTCTTTATGCTTACCTGGAGGGACAGGGAGTTCGTCATGGACATGCTCGAGCTCCTCACGGGGAACAGGGTCAACCACGGAATGAACACCATCGGTGGGGTTAGGCGGCGGGTGACCTCGGCCGTCCTAAAGCAGCTCGGGGGGATGCTCGACGAGTTCGAGAGGCGCTGGCCCGCCCTAGCGGAGGTCTACACCAAGGACAGCGGGTTCATCCACAGGACGCGCGGGGTGGGCATCATACCCCGGGAGGTCGCGCTGGCCGCGGGAGTGGTGGGCCCCAACGCGAGGGCGAGCGGTGTGGATCTTGACATCCGGAAGAAGCACTACTTCGCCTATGGGGACCTGAAGTTCAGGCCCGTGAGGCTCGACGAGCCGAGGGGCGACGTCTACGACCGGGTGCAGGTCCGCGTGAGGGAGGTCAATGAGTCGCTCAGGATGGTAAGGGAGCTTATCGGGATGGTTGACGAGAACAAACCTTTTGCGGTGGAGAAGGGGCCGCGCAAGCTGCCGGAGGACGAGTGCTTCTTCAATGTGGAGGCGCCGCGCGGGGAGCTGTTCTACTTCGCCCGCGGCAACGGCACCGGAAAGCCCGCGAGAATAAAGGTGAGGACGCCAACACTGGCGACCCTGCGCGCGGTGATTATGATTCTCAAGGGCATGGAGATTCAGCACGTCCCCCTGACGGTCATCAGCATTGACCCGTGCATATGCTGCACCGAGAGGTGAGTTGAATGGGGATGTTCTCGCAGGCCATCAGCAATCTTTTCAAAAAGCCATTCACTAAACTCTACCCGGCGGAGAAGTATGAACCGATTAAGGACACCCGGGGGAGATTCGTGATGGACGTGACCAGATGCATTTTCTGCGGCCTCTGCGAGAGGAACTGCCCCGCGGCCGTTATAAAGGTGGACAAAGCGCGGAAGCGCCACGAGACCGTCATCAGCGGCTGCATCCTCTGCTACCGGTGCCAGGAGGTCTGTCCGAAGGGCTGCATATCATTCAGGGAGCACTATGCCCCCCCCACGGTGGCCCGGACCGCGCTGGTCCACGAGATTCTCCCCCGGGGGCAGGAGCCCGCCCGCGGAGCCGCGGTCGAGGAGAGAAAGGACGTCGAGGGTGGAACCGCCTGGGCCTACACAATTGAGCTCCCGCTTCCCGGCCCTGGAAAAGGGTGAGACCGCGGAGCCGGCCGAAGGATTGAAATCAGGGGAGCTCTTCAGGCGGGGTGTGGTGAATTGCGGGCCAGGAAGTTACTAAAAGGAGCCCGGGGGAACCCCCCCGTCCGGGACATCCGCCCCGCGCCGGGGATGAGCGCGGACGCCATAGTCCGGCAGATGGAGGGTGCGGGTGGCTTCACGGGCAGGCATCTGGCGGAAGGGGTAGGAATTCTAGAGGAGATGGTCTGCAGGGATGGGTGCCTGAGGTTCCTCTCCTTCCCCGCCTGCATCGTCGCGACTGGCTGCAGGGGAATTCTTGCGGACATGGTCAGGAGGCGGCTGGTGGACGTGATAGTCACCACCTGCGGGACCATTGACCACGACCTCGCAAGGGCGTGGGGCAGGTACTACCACGGCGACTTCGAGATGGACGACGCCAGCCTGCGCAGAATGGGCATCAACCGGCTTGGGAACGTTCTCGTGCCGGACAGGAGCTACGGCACTTTACTCGAAAGGCGGCTCCGGCCAATGCTCGGTGAGATATACGCGAGCGGCCTGAGGAGGCCCTCGACCCGGGAGCTCATCTGGGCGGTCGGAGAGAGAGTGCGCGACGAGGGCTCCATCCTCCACTGGGCGGCTCGGAACAGAGTCCCGGTCTTCGTCCCCGGAATCACTGACGGGGCCTTTGGCTGCCAGCTCTGGATGTTCTGGCAGGAGCACCGCGACTTCTCTCCCGACCCGATGGCGGACGAGCAGGAGCTTTCCGGGCTGGTTATGAAGGCGGAGAGCTCCGGGGCCCTGATTATCGGCGGGGGAATATCGAAGCACCACGTGATATGGTGGAACCAGTTCAGGGGCGGGCTGGACTACGCCATCTATATCACCACCGCGACGGAGCAGGACGGGAGCCTCTCCGGCGCCAGGGTGCGCGAGGCGATATCGTGGGGAAAGGTCAGGCCGGGCGCGAGGAGGGTGAACATCGAGGCCGACGCGACCGCGGTTCTACCCTTAATGTATGCCGCGCTCCTCGAGAGGCTGGAGGGGGAGCACTCCGGTGCGGGACGTTCTGTGAAGAGTAAACGCCGCTGATTCTCCATGCCGGCCCGGGAGGTGGGCCGACCTCCCCGGCGCGAACGTGGCCCGCGGCATCCGACTCGGCTCAGCTTCCGGGGCAAGAGAGTCTCCAGAACCGCTCCGGTCCCCCGGCCCTCCGCGGCTACCTCAGCCTTATGACCTCGAGGTTCGGCGGCGCTCGGGTCTCGACGCCGAAGCGTTTGTGCAGCGAGACCGCGAGGTCCAGGCACTTCGCCTCCTCCCCGTGGCAGACCACGACGCGCTCTGGCTTGGGCTGGATGTTCTGGACATAATTTATTAGCTGGCCGCGGTCCGAGTGGCCCGAGAAGCCGTCGACGGTCTCTATTGACATCTTGATGGGAATTGGGGTGCTCTTGCCGCCGCGCTCCGTGAACTGAATCTCCGACCATCCCCTCTGGATGCGCCTGCCCAGCGTCCCCTCGGCCTGGTAGCCCACGAATATCAGCGTGTTCAGGGGGTTGTCGCACCAACGCTTGAAGTACTCCATCACGGGCCCCCCGTTCAGCATGCCGCTGGTCGCGAGCACGATGCAGGGCTCGGGGTCGCTGCATATCCTCTCCCTCGCGTCCACGCTGTCGACCCTCTGGAATATGGGAGAGAGGAAGGGATTCTCGCCCTTCTGGAATATCTGGTTGCGCAGGTTGCTGTTCAGGTACTCGGGGTAAGCGGTGTGGATCGCCGTCGCCTCCCATATCATCCCGTCGAGGTGGACCGGGACCTCCGGCAGCGCACCGGTCCTGATATATTGCTCCAGGACGATCATCACCTCCTGAGAGCGCCCGACCGCGAAGACAGGTATCAGGACCTTGCCCTTTCTCTGGATGGTCCGGGCCACGATGGCCTGAAGCGCCTCCGCGGCCTCCCTCCTCGATGGCTGGTTGTCGTGGAAGCCGCCGTAGGTCGCCTCGATAACGAGCGTCTCGAGCCTGGGGAACTTATCGGCGGCGGGGTTGAAGAGCCAAGTCTTCTCGTACTTTATGTCCCCTGATATCGCGATGTTGTGGATGCCGTCTCCAATGTGGAAGTGGGCAATCGAGGAGCCGAGGATGTGCCCCGCGTTCTGGAGCGTGAGGCGCACGTCCGGCGATATGTCGGTGGTGTCGCCATAGTTCAGAGTGATGCAGTGCTTCACCATCTCCCTGACGAAGGCGGAGTCGAAGGGGCTCCTGCGGGCCTCGCTGTGGGCGACCTTCATGTAGTCTATCTGGAGCAGGGACATCAAGTCCCGCGTCGGCGGAGTGCAGTACACGGGACCGTCGTAGCCGTACTTGAAGAGCAGGGGTACGAGGCCTGAGTGGTCGAGGTGGGCGTGGGTGACGACGACGGCGTCTATGCTCTCTATTGGCAGGAACTCGGGGGCGTTTAGGAAGGGGGAGTCCTCCTCGCTCTGGGAGAACTTGACTCCGCAGTCCACTAGGACCTTGCTGTCCTTCGTGGTCAGGAGGTGGGCGCTCCGGCCGACCTCGCGATAGCCGCCTAGCGCGGATATCCGGAGCCAGTTCTCCCCCCTCGATATCTCGCGGTTGATTCTGCGCGCGATCTTCTTTAGCCAATCCTTCCTCTCCTCGCTGACCATCCTCAGGTAGCCCCGAATCTCGCCCACGGTCTTCGAGGGTATCGGCGGCGCCCGTACCACCTTTGGGGCCCAGCCGATTCTCTTCTTTATGTCGTTGAGCACGGTCCCGTGCTTCCCGATGGCCAGTCCCGGAGAGAGGGCCTCGATGGTGACTTCGCCTGTATCGGTGTCGAACCAGATGTCCTTGACCTCGGCCTCGGGGGGTATGATGTGCCTTATCTCCGTCTCCGCCCTGTCGGTGTCCGCGAGAATCGAGGGGTCGGGGCGTACCGAGACCCT is a window from the Thermoplasmata archaeon genome containing:
- a CDS encoding complex I subunit 1 family protein — translated: MEPPEEVLLTLLSVALFVLAPFLGMLAMGLGRRISARMQNRVGPPVLQPWYDVAKLMTKSDQSTNPVTGTMAFLFFIFNALAVVVLVTLGDLLMVIVLMGTAQLFLSLAGYAGSSPNSHLGASRNLLQVLSVEPLMLALAVAALLVNGSYFVRELAWSNELLLHFPMAPVVLFFALLVWMQKGPFDLSTAHQEIVYGPMIELSGKNLALVEIGHWFETFGLLAIFSLMFNSAPLLAPLLGSTGAVVLDLVLKTLVAFIVLIAVIWVDNATTRSHWDRLPRFSFTFLWPLVFINILFIYSALVWGWW
- a CDS encoding NADH-quinone oxidoreductase subunit C — encoded protein: MIENLQVVEKGELKKALRKLKEGGHRLITIIGAVRDGKMELTYALESADMSFAAVRTSYRLDEEIQSVQDIFINALLYEMELVDLFDVRVEGCAPGLLLEPEKRGPFRRDG
- a CDS encoding nickel-dependent hydrogenase large subunit, with protein sequence MAERCVTRVPFGPQHIVLPEPVHFDLRVEDEVVVEAGFRLGFAHRGIERAFQLRDMYSALFIAERICGICSSSHSNAISGVLEKLCGIEIPDNARYVRTLMAELDRIHSHLLILGHIGETMGFENLFMLTWRDREFVMDMLELLTGNRVNHGMNTIGGVRRRVTSAVLKQLGGMLDEFERRWPALAEVYTKDSGFIHRTRGVGIIPREVALAAGVVGPNARASGVDLDIRKKHYFAYGDLKFRPVRLDEPRGDVYDRVQVRVREVNESLRMVRELIGMVDENKPFAVEKGPRKLPEDECFFNVEAPRGELFYFARGNGTGKPARIKVRTPTLATLRAVIMILKGMEIQHVPLTVISIDPCICCTER
- a CDS encoding 4Fe-4S binding protein, which gives rise to MGMFSQAISNLFKKPFTKLYPAEKYEPIKDTRGRFVMDVTRCIFCGLCERNCPAAVIKVDKARKRHETVISGCILCYRCQEVCPKGCISFREHYAPPTVARTALVHEILPRGQEPARGAAVEERKDVEGGTAWAYTIELPLPGPGKG
- a CDS encoding deoxyhypusine synthase, with protein sequence MRARKLLKGARGNPPVRDIRPAPGMSADAIVRQMEGAGGFTGRHLAEGVGILEEMVCRDGCLRFLSFPACIVATGCRGILADMVRRRLVDVIVTTCGTIDHDLARAWGRYYHGDFEMDDASLRRMGINRLGNVLVPDRSYGTLLERRLRPMLGEIYASGLRRPSTRELIWAVGERVRDEGSILHWAARNRVPVFVPGITDGAFGCQLWMFWQEHRDFSPDPMADEQELSGLVMKAESSGALIIGGGISKHHVIWWNQFRGGLDYAIYITTATEQDGSLSGARVREAISWGKVRPGARRVNIEADATAVLPLMYAALLERLEGEHSGAGRSVKSKRR
- a CDS encoding beta-CASP ribonuclease aCPSF1, with protein sequence MGVDDFIHHAREVVRSTLPPTVRVTSIEFEGPIVVIYTKSLEEFANNNDIVRQLAQALRRRVSVRPDPSILADTDRAETEIRHIIPPEAEVKDIWFDTDTGEVTIEALSPGLAIGKHGTVLNDIKKRIGWAPKVVRAPPIPSKTVGEIRGYLRMVSEERKDWLKKIARRINREISRGENWLRISALGGYREVGRSAHLLTTKDSKVLVDCGVKFSQSEEDSPFLNAPEFLPIESIDAVVVTHAHLDHSGLVPLLFKYGYDGPVYCTPPTRDLMSLLQIDYMKVAHSEARRSPFDSAFVREMVKHCITLNYGDTTDISPDVRLTLQNAGHILGSSIAHFHIGDGIHNIAISGDIKYEKTWLFNPAADKFPRLETLVIEATYGGFHDNQPSRREAAEALQAIVARTIQRKGKVLIPVFAVGRSQEVMIVLEQYIRTGALPEVPVHLDGMIWEATAIHTAYPEYLNSNLRNQIFQKGENPFLSPIFQRVDSVDARERICSDPEPCIVLATSGMLNGGPVMEYFKRWCDNPLNTLIFVGYQAEGTLGRRIQRGWSEIQFTERGGKSTPIPIKMSIETVDGFSGHSDRGQLINYVQNIQPKPERVVVCHGEEAKCLDLAVSLHKRFGVETRAPPNLEVIRLR